From one Flavobacterium sp. N502536 genomic stretch:
- the hemF gene encoding oxygen-dependent coproporphyrinogen oxidase — protein MKDKFYAYIQKLQDQICNGLEAVDGTAKFREDLWKRPEGGGGRTRVIENGAVFEKGGVNISAVHGKLPEAMQKMFKVGEADFFACGLSLILHPKNPMTPTVHANWRYFEMYDETGKVIEQWFGGGQDLTPYYLFEEDAIHFHQTCKTACDKHNPEFYPKYKKQCDAYFWNAHRNEARGIGGLFFDYCKVNETMAMDDWYNFVTEVGNSFLEAYVPIVERRKNLEYTAENRNWQEIRRGRYVEFNLVHDKGTLFGLKTNGRIESILMSLPPHVQWVYDHHAAAGSVEEKLVQVLENPVDWVSPQ, from the coding sequence ATGAAAGATAAATTTTACGCTTACATACAAAAGTTACAGGATCAGATTTGCAATGGTTTAGAAGCTGTTGACGGAACTGCAAAATTTCGTGAAGATCTTTGGAAACGCCCGGAAGGTGGTGGTGGAAGAACACGTGTTATTGAAAATGGTGCCGTTTTCGAAAAAGGAGGTGTCAACATTTCGGCGGTTCACGGAAAACTACCGGAAGCCATGCAAAAAATGTTTAAGGTAGGTGAAGCCGATTTCTTTGCCTGTGGATTAAGTTTAATCCTTCACCCAAAAAATCCAATGACTCCAACGGTTCATGCCAATTGGCGTTACTTTGAAATGTACGATGAAACCGGAAAAGTAATCGAACAGTGGTTTGGTGGCGGTCAGGATTTAACGCCTTACTATTTGTTTGAAGAAGATGCGATCCATTTTCATCAAACCTGCAAAACAGCCTGTGACAAGCACAATCCCGAATTTTATCCGAAGTACAAAAAACAATGTGATGCTTATTTCTGGAATGCACACCGCAACGAAGCCCGTGGTATTGGCGGTTTGTTCTTTGACTATTGCAAAGTAAATGAAACAATGGCTATGGATGACTGGTACAATTTTGTAACCGAAGTGGGTAATAGTTTCCTCGAAGCTTATGTTCCGATCGTAGAAAGAAGAAAAAATCTGGAATATACCGCAGAAAACAGGAACTGGCAGGAAATTCGTCGAGGTCGATATGTCGAATTCAATTTAGTGCACGACAAAGGCACCTTGTTCGGTTTAAAAACCAACGGAAGAATTGAAAGTATTTTAATGAGTTTGCCTCCACATGTACAGTGGGTTTACGATCACCATGCCGCAGCAGGAAGTGTTGAGGAAAAATTGGTTCAGGTGTTAGAAAATCCTGTTGATTGGGTTTCACCACAATAG
- the tnpA gene encoding IS200/IS605 family transposase, which produces MANTYSQLYIHIVFTVKGRQNLISKNWKAEIYKYITGIVSNKGQKLITINGMPDHIHILIGLKPDKSISDLVRDIKANSSKFINDKKWINGKFEWQNGFGAFSYSHSHLTNIIKYIENQEEHHKTRTFKEEYIGFLKLFDVDFKNEYLFDDVTED; this is translated from the coding sequence ATGGCAAACACTTATTCTCAATTGTACATCCATATTGTTTTCACTGTTAAGGGCCGGCAAAACTTAATTTCCAAAAATTGGAAAGCTGAAATCTATAAATACATCACCGGCATTGTTAGCAATAAAGGACAAAAACTGATTACAATTAACGGAATGCCGGATCATATTCACATCTTGATCGGATTAAAACCGGACAAGTCGATATCGGATTTAGTAAGAGATATTAAGGCAAATTCTTCAAAATTCATCAATGACAAAAAATGGATAAATGGAAAATTTGAATGGCAAAATGGATTTGGAGCCTTTTCGTATAGCCATTCACATCTAACAAATATTATAAAATACATTGAAAATCAGGAGGAGCATCACAAAACAAGAACATTCAAAGAGGAATATATTGGTTTTTTGAAATTGTTTGATGTTGATTTTAAAAATGAATATTTATTTGATGATGTTACAGAAGATTGA
- a CDS encoding GNAT family N-acetyltransferase, with the protein MVFTDWKINTIADILPEEFFTLIEKNKNHIQKTFPVTLSYCTDLEKTKQFIAYNQDKENHKEGYFFYPRDNKTNTLIGYLCIKSIDNRISKCELGYFVDEDYQGKGITSKVVSETLAYCFNTLNMNKVFICTSKINTASQQIALKHHFKQEGILREEFKNSDGTLEDVVYFGLLKSEYNTHER; encoded by the coding sequence ATGGTTTTTACAGATTGGAAAATAAATACGATTGCCGATATTCTTCCTGAGGAATTTTTCACCCTCATCGAAAAGAATAAAAACCACATTCAAAAAACGTTTCCCGTTACCCTTTCCTACTGTACTGATCTTGAAAAAACAAAACAGTTTATTGCCTATAATCAGGATAAAGAAAATCATAAAGAAGGATACTTTTTTTACCCAAGAGACAACAAAACCAATACTTTAATTGGTTATTTGTGTATAAAAAGCATCGATAATCGCATTTCAAAATGTGAGTTGGGTTATTTTGTTGATGAAGATTATCAGGGAAAAGGAATTACTTCAAAAGTAGTTTCTGAAACCTTAGCTTATTGCTTCAATACTTTAAACATGAATAAAGTATTTATTTGTACTTCAAAAATCAACACAGCAAGTCAGCAGATTGCTTTAAAACATCATTTTAAACAAGAAGGAATATTAAGAGAAGAATTCAAGAACAGCGACGGAACACTAGAAGATGTTGTGTACTTTGGATTACTCAAATCAGAATACAATACTCATGAAAGATAA
- the hemE gene encoding uroporphyrinogen decarboxylase → MLKNDLFLKALKGETVQRPPVWMMRQAGRYLPEFRALRDKYDFFTRCETPELAAEITVQPIRRIAPDAAILFSDILVVPRAMGIHVELKDNLGPIIPDPIRTMEQVNQVIVPDVNETLGYVFDAIKLTKEMLNDEVPLIGFAGSPWTIFCYAVEGKGSKSFDTAKGFCFSNPVAAHTLLQKITDTTILYLKEKVKSGVDAVQIFDSWGGMLSPVDYQEFSWKYINQIVDALAEVTPVIVFGKGCWFALGEMGKSKASALGVDWTCTPRNARYLSGGNITLQGNFDPSRLLSPIPTIKKMVHEMIDEFGKDKYIVNLGHGILPNIPVDHAKAFIDAVKEYGN, encoded by the coding sequence ATGTTAAAAAACGACCTATTTTTAAAAGCACTAAAAGGAGAAACTGTTCAACGTCCACCAGTTTGGATGATGCGTCAAGCCGGAAGATATTTACCGGAATTTAGAGCTTTGCGTGATAAATATGATTTTTTCACCAGATGTGAAACTCCTGAACTGGCTGCCGAAATCACTGTTCAGCCCATCCGCAGAATTGCTCCGGATGCTGCGATTCTATTCTCTGATATTTTGGTTGTTCCGCGTGCAATGGGAATTCACGTAGAATTAAAAGACAATTTAGGTCCAATTATTCCTGATCCGATTCGTACAATGGAACAAGTCAATCAGGTTATTGTTCCGGATGTAAACGAAACTTTAGGTTATGTCTTTGATGCTATTAAATTGACTAAAGAAATGCTGAACGACGAAGTACCGTTAATTGGTTTCGCCGGTTCACCATGGACCATTTTCTGTTATGCCGTTGAAGGAAAAGGTTCTAAAAGTTTTGATACTGCAAAAGGATTCTGTTTTTCAAATCCGGTAGCAGCGCACACTTTATTACAAAAAATTACAGATACCACAATTCTATACTTAAAAGAAAAAGTAAAATCAGGAGTTGATGCCGTTCAGATTTTTGATTCATGGGGAGGAATGCTTTCTCCGGTTGATTATCAGGAATTCTCCTGGAAATACATCAACCAGATTGTAGATGCTTTGGCAGAGGTTACTCCGGTTATCGTTTTCGGAAAAGGATGTTGGTTTGCCTTAGGCGAAATGGGCAAAAGTAAAGCTTCCGCACTTGGTGTAGACTGGACTTGTACGCCAAGAAATGCTCGTTATTTATCGGGTGGAAACATTACTTTACAAGGTAATTTTGATCCTTCAAGATTACTTTCTCCAATTCCAACCATCAAAAAAATGGTTCATGAAATGATCGACGAATTTGGAAAAGACAAATATATCGTAAATTTAGGTCACGGAATTTTACCAAATATTCCTGTAGATCACGCTAAAGCGTTTATTGACGCGGTTAAAGAATACGGGAACTAG
- a CDS encoding fructose bisphosphate aldolase: MENREALNTTQLNRMQTGKGFIAALDQSGGSTPKALAQYGVEENSYSTEEEMYTLVHEMRTRIIKSPAFNSEYILGAILFENTMDRKIDELYTSDYLWEKKNIVPFLKVDKGLADLANGVQLMKPISNLDELLTRAVERNVFGTKMRSVIKEANASGIREVVEQQFAVGLQIFKKGLVPIIEPEVDIYSPDKEKSEQILKAEIIRQLNALDKEVKVMLKLSIPTVNDFYKELMSDPHVVRVVALSGGYAQEEANQKLAQNHGLIASFSRALSEGLTFGQSDEDFNSKLEKSIQGIYAASI, encoded by the coding sequence ATGGAAAACAGAGAGGCTTTGAATACCACACAATTGAATCGCATGCAGACCGGAAAAGGATTTATCGCCGCTTTAGATCAAAGTGGCGGAAGTACACCAAAAGCCTTAGCGCAATATGGTGTCGAGGAAAACAGTTACTCGACTGAGGAAGAAATGTACACTCTTGTGCATGAGATGAGAACCCGCATTATTAAAAGTCCCGCGTTTAACAGTGAGTATATTCTGGGCGCTATTTTATTTGAAAATACGATGGACCGCAAAATCGATGAGCTTTATACTTCCGATTATTTGTGGGAAAAGAAAAACATCGTTCCCTTTTTAAAAGTAGACAAAGGCTTGGCCGATCTTGCCAATGGAGTACAGCTGATGAAACCCATTTCTAATTTAGACGAATTGTTAACCCGTGCCGTTGAACGAAATGTTTTTGGAACTAAGATGCGCTCTGTGATCAAAGAAGCTAATGCCAGTGGAATTCGCGAAGTAGTCGAGCAACAATTTGCGGTAGGCCTTCAGATATTTAAAAAAGGACTCGTGCCTATTATTGAACCCGAAGTAGACATTTACAGTCCTGATAAAGAAAAATCAGAGCAAATTCTTAAAGCAGAAATCATCAGACAACTCAATGCACTGGATAAAGAAGTAAAAGTGATGCTAAAACTTTCTATTCCAACCGTAAATGATTTTTACAAAGAATTAATGTCCGATCCGCATGTTGTGCGGGTGGTGGCGCTGTCCGGTGGTTATGCACAGGAAGAAGCCAATCAAAAACTGGCACAAAATCACGGATTGATCGCGAGCTTCTCCCGTGCCTTGTCGGAAGGATTAACGTTTGGTCAGTCTGATGAAGATTTTAATTCGAAACTCGAAAAATCAATTCAAGGCATCTATGCCGCATCGATCTGA
- a CDS encoding DUF4421 domain-containing protein: MNLKLIYIVFFGSLFGCFAQNDSLRNPYFKSYDDKITAGFYYLDTSNNFQIGSESEGEKRTFELSPNRREQLGVSLSYKFVDISFGFAPKFFTVNKDNSDSKLFSFNTRFYLKKWMQSFTFINQRGFYIGDKDFQTAYPRMRTTKIGGTTSYVFNDNFSYKTLVNQNEWQTKSSGSFIPTFSFYYTNINLNNSPDSSDGEIYVFSLAPSYFYNLVISDHVLIGAGVALGAGINNIDKVTSTLLQLDFNLKLAYNRDRFFGFVNVNTVNFIQSNNTEALLNDNISTLKLSLGYRFDPPKKVKEIYEKINQKTGL; the protein is encoded by the coding sequence ATGAATCTAAAACTGATTTATATAGTGTTCTTCGGAAGTCTTTTTGGGTGTTTTGCTCAAAATGACTCCCTGCGCAATCCCTATTTTAAATCTTATGATGATAAAATCACTGCTGGTTTTTACTATTTAGATACTTCAAATAATTTTCAGATTGGTTCTGAATCTGAGGGAGAGAAAAGAACTTTTGAATTGAGTCCCAATCGACGAGAGCAACTGGGGGTGAGTTTAAGTTACAAATTTGTAGACATCAGTTTTGGCTTTGCACCGAAATTTTTCACGGTAAACAAAGACAATTCAGACTCTAAATTGTTCAGCTTCAACACCCGGTTTTACTTAAAAAAGTGGATGCAATCCTTCACCTTTATCAATCAAAGAGGGTTTTATATTGGTGACAAAGACTTTCAGACCGCATATCCTCGTATGCGTACCACCAAAATTGGAGGAACAACATCCTATGTTTTTAATGATAATTTCTCCTATAAAACATTGGTCAACCAAAACGAATGGCAGACCAAAAGCTCAGGAAGTTTCATTCCGACTTTTTCATTTTATTACACCAATATCAATCTGAACAATAGCCCAGACTCTTCAGATGGCGAAATTTACGTTTTTTCGCTAGCCCCCTCCTACTTTTACAATCTTGTGATAAGTGATCACGTTTTAATTGGAGCAGGAGTTGCACTTGGAGCAGGAATTAACAATATTGATAAAGTAACCTCTACTTTGCTCCAATTAGACTTTAATTTAAAGCTTGCCTATAATAGAGATCGCTTTTTTGGTTTTGTCAATGTAAACACGGTTAATTTCATTCAGAGCAATAATACCGAAGCCTTACTAAACGATAACATTTCAACTTTAAAGCTAAGTCTTGGCTACCGCTTTGATCCTCCAAAGAAAGTAAAAGAGATCTACGAAAAAATCAATCAGAAAACCGGGCTTTAA